TTATAATATTAAATTTTGAAAGTCAAAAATAAAAGCACATTCTAAAGAATAAAAATTTATCGTTTTACGATAAAAAATAATTGACTTAGGTTAAATAATTCGTTTATGATAGCAACAGGGTAGCAAGAGATTTGGTGGCTAAATTAAAACACTGAATCAAAAATATTTATATGGAGGGACAAAGAAATGAAGAAATATCTGTTAGCTTCAACACCAATTGTTTTAGGAGTCATCAGCTTTTTAATCTTTATGATAAAGGGGAGTAGTGTTGCACCTGATGGTACATTAGAGGAACCGTTCTTTTTAATTCCAATAGGATTTTTGTTGTTATTTATTGGTTGTATTTGTGTAGTAGGGGTAGTATTGTTGTCGTTAATCCAAAAAACAAGACATGTTTGAGTATGAATTCATTAAAAACCCTGTTTTATTGCAGGGTTTTTTGTATGGTGTAAAAAATAGAATAAGAGGGTAGTTAATCAGGTAAAGGTTATTTATGGCGTTAACCTATCTACGTACAATTTATGGTAATATTAGGTATAGACCTATTTGTAGAGAAATGCCTGAAATGACAATGATTAAGGAGCAAAATGAAATGGTTATAAAAAAGAGTGCGCTCATTTGGCTATCCCCTTTGTTTTTTTTAGCTGCTTGTAGTGATAATGACGATGTAAATACGAAAGAAGAAAAAATGTATATTTCTTCAATTCAAAAAAAGGAAATTTATGAAATTCAACAGCCTGCCAAACAGAACGTTTCAAGAGGGCTAATTGTTAGTCACATGAACAATTCAATAAATATCAATGAAATCGAAAAAGGACTCATGAATTTATCAGTTGACCATTTTTCGCCAAATAGTTTTTATATGCAAGAAGGACAATATTTAGATAAAACTATTATAAATCAATGGTTAGCTAGAAAAACGGAAGAAGGTTTAGGGTTAAATCCAGCTATCAAAAATAGTACGGGTAATGTTTTAGAAGATGAAAAAGAGAATCCGCTCATCTTATCACATGTGTTAGAGCAAAATTTTATTAACAAAAAAAGTGGGAAAATCGAAGGAATGTCTTTAGCTATATCGTTAAATGAATTTTATGATATTCGCGTGTCTGATGATAAAGGCTTGATTTATACAGGGCAAGTGAAAGTAGATAATAATGATGATGATGTGAATGATGTTGCTAAGTATGGTAAAGAAATGGCTGAAAGAATTATAAAAGATATAAGGAAAAATGCAACAATACCTAATGTTCCAATCTATTTAACGTTGTATCAAGAGTCCAATAAAAACGATATTATTCCAGGTGTGTTTTTAGCTGATACTTATATTGCAGAAGGGAAGGAGAAAATAGATAAATGGAATGACATTGATAAAAAAGACTATACGTTTCCTTCTGATGCCTTATATAGTTTGGATCAAGATACATATAATCAATTATTGAAGTTTAAGGAAGATATACAACAGAATTTCAAACATTTAAATCCTAAAATAATTGGAAAGTTGCGATATGAAAATGGTAAGTTAGCTGATATAAAAATAGAGGTACATGCCCCTCTAATAAACGATACAGAACTGATTGGGCTTTTACAGTTTATAGGGACAAAACTAAACACTATTTTATTTGACTATGTGCCCGTGACGATTCGTATTATCGATCAAAAAGAAGATGTCGGCATTGTTCTATGGGATCCAAAAGAAAAACAAATATTTGCTACCCCGATTTAGTTTTAGTGACAGGCACCCAAACAATTCTGATAATTATTCGTATCGAAAAGTAGTAGTTATTTAAATAGGAAGAAACTCTATATTGAAGGATGGCATTTAGACAACATGGATAAGCAATTAGTGGAATGGATTATACGCTTTCAAAGGGATCAAGATATTGAAGCATTGGCACATTTAAAAAGCTATTGTTACAACATAATTGAGACTTTGATTGGAGAATTTACAGCGAAATACGGTGAAGAGGCAGGAGCGTTATTACGCTTAAAATGGGATAAACGCTTTTCTTTTATTTTTACAAAGTATCAGGTGCATGTAGGGTTACCTTTAGATACATTTGTCCAAAATACGTATCGTTTTTATTTCATACAAGTGTTAAAAAAAGCGGGTTATTTGTAGCAAGGAAAATCCCTTGATTTGTCACTAAGCAAATCAAGGGATTGTTGTTTTATTGAAATAGTAA
This DNA window, taken from Lysinibacillus sp. FSL M8-0337, encodes the following:
- a CDS encoding DUF3955 domain-containing protein — its product is MKKYLLASTPIVLGVISFLIFMIKGSSVAPDGTLEEPFFLIPIGFLLLFIGCICVVGVVLLSLIQKTRHV
- a CDS encoding CamS family sex pheromone protein; translated protein: MVIKKSALIWLSPLFFLAACSDNDDVNTKEEKMYISSIQKKEIYEIQQPAKQNVSRGLIVSHMNNSININEIEKGLMNLSVDHFSPNSFYMQEGQYLDKTIINQWLARKTEEGLGLNPAIKNSTGNVLEDEKENPLILSHVLEQNFINKKSGKIEGMSLAISLNEFYDIRVSDDKGLIYTGQVKVDNNDDDVNDVAKYGKEMAERIIKDIRKNATIPNVPIYLTLYQESNKNDIIPGVFLADTYIAEGKEKIDKWNDIDKKDYTFPSDALYSLDQDTYNQLLKFKEDIQQNFKHLNPKIIGKLRYENGKLADIKIEVHAPLINDTELIGLLQFIGTKLNTILFDYVPVTIRIIDQKEDVGIVLWDPKEKQIFATPI